In the Prochlorococcus marinus CUG1438 genome, CCCTAACCCAAATCTAGCCCAATCTTCAAGAACTCTCAAGCCTTCTCTTGCTCTATCAAGATTCGCGTCGATAATTTGATATATTCGGAAATCTTTAGCTTCTTTACGATTGTAATTCTGCATTTGAAATTTATTTTTTGTCAGTTTTAAAAATTCTTAGGGCATTTTCTCTATCTTTTTTAATTTGATTAGAGAGTTGATCTATATTCTCGAATTGGATTTGAGATCTCAGTTTTTCAATTGGTTCAACAGATAAATTTAAACCATATAGATTAATATCTTTATCTATAAGATGGACTTCAACTGCAGATGGAAGTAAAGGATTTATTGTTGGTTGAGAGCCAAGATTCATAACAGATTCAATCTTTTGATTGGAATTTTCTATAGTTGTCCAAGCCGCGTAGACACCTTCTCCAGGTAAAAATTTTCTGCCATCTATTTCAAGATTAGCTGTGGGCCACCCTATATTTTTCCCAATACCTTTACCCTGAACAACCTTTCCTTTAAAACTATAAGGCCTATTAAGAATTTTGAACGAATTCTTAAGATCACTTTTCTGTAATAAATCTCTTATTCTGCTGCTACTGATTCTACCTTCTTTGTCTTCTAAAATCGGAGTAATTTTTAGCTTTATATCCATATCTTTAATCGTTTCTTTAATAGTATTTATATCTCCGCTTCTTCTAAACCCAAATTTAAAATTAGCACCTACAGAAATGCTTTTTGCTTGTAATTGATTTATTAAGATATCTCTTATGAACCTTTCTGCACTTAATTCGGATAGTTCCTTATTAAAAGGAATCATAACTAATTGTTTAATTCCTAGATCTTCAAGAATAGGTAGTTTTTCACCAGGGAGATCAAGTCTAAGGCGTGTTTCTTTATAAAGAACTTCTCTGGGATGAGGCCAGAAGCTAGCAATCGTGGGAGTATATTGATTTTCTTCAACAACACTTTTTATTAATTTTCTGTGGCCAGCATGTAGCCCATCAAAACTTCCAATAGCTATTGAAGTAGGATTCTTAATTTCAGATGGCGATATTAAAGAGATCAAAAGATTACGTGCAATTTTATGATTTTGATGGCAAATTTGAATAGATTATAGTTATTCAATCAAATGAATGTCTGACAAAATTGATTTTCAGTCGCTTTCATTTGGAATGCGGCGCATTGGATGGATACGCTTTTGGATTCAATCTATTTTAGGTGTTGTTGTCGCTGCTGTTTTGCTTTTTTCAAATGTTGTAAATAATAGCGAAGGACAGCTTGGCTTAACTCCTGGTCTATCACTTACAACAATATCCCTAATTTTACTACTTTTTAGTCTTTGGCAAGGTTGGTTAATAGTTAGAACTGGTAGGGCAATTGCAAGCAACGCAAGACCCTCCAGAGGGCAAACAAGCAAATTAATTAAAAGAGGTTTGGTTGTTGATTTATTAGGAATTTTGTTTGGATTAATTGGATATCAAGCACTCATGGGTGCCCTATTCATACAAGCATCCTCTCAAACAACGGGACAATTAATAACAGCGACTTCTGATATCCCAATAACCGGGCTTGAGATTTTATCTGTACTAAGTAATACACAAGTTATTGCTGCCCACTTCTTGGGACTTTGCTTCTCGTTATGGCTTTTAAGAAGGATTTACAAATGAATTGTTTATTTTAGGCAATAACTCTAGACCTCCTCTCCAAAATAAATCTGGCTCAACGGGTGTAAGAGATATTTTATTTTCTTGTATTTGAGATACGTCACTAGGCCAATTTCTTGGACCATAACCTTTTGATTTGAGGTCTAAAACCACCTCCCCAGCTAACCAATAATAATCGTCACCTCTTGGATCGGCTCTTTTAGAGAATTGATTTTTATATTTTCTGATTGATAATCTTGTCCAAGATAACTCTTTTATTTTGTTTTTCTCACAGGGAGGGATATTCAGGTTTAATAGTAGTGAAGATGGCCAACTATCTTCAAGTGCTTGTTCTGCAATATTCATTGCAATTTCTCCAGCAAATTCAAAATTCTTCCATTTAAAACTTGCAACACTTATTGCCATTGAGGGAACATTTTCTAAAGTACCCTCCATTGCTGCAGCGACAGTGCCTGAACAAAAAATATCTGTCCCTAAATTTGGTCCATGATTTATTCCAGATAGAAGCAGATCAGGTTTGCTATCTAGAAGTTCAGATAGCGCTAATTTAACGCAATCAGCAGGCGTTCCTGAACATCCCCAAGCTTTTATCCCTTCTCCAAATAATTCGTCCGCTCTTTCAACTCTTAAGGGAGATTGCAAAGTAAGTCCATGACCTGTAGCTGATCTTTCTTGGTTAGGACATACTACTGTTACCTTATTTCCTCTTTTTTGTGCAGATTTTGCTAATGCTCTTATCCCCTCTGCAAAAACACCATCATCATTACTAATTAATATGTTTAAAGGTTTCATTAATCATTAAATTTTAATTATGGACGATATTTAAGTAAGATAAAAATAATACTTATTTTTACTATATCAGTGAGTCAAATTGAATCATTAAGTCAAATTGAGGAAAAACTAAATAATCTTTCTCAAACAGCAAAAAATAATATAGATGATGCTAATACTCAAGAAGAACTTGATCAATTGAGAGTCTCACTTCTGGGAAAAAAAGGAGATTTATCCATTATCCTCAAAATAATGGGTCAACTATCTCCTACTGATAGACCAATTGTTGGTCAGAAGGCAAATTCAATTAAGACAAGCTTGCAAAATCTAATAACCAAAAGAAAAAATCAATTAAATATTGAAGCCTTAGATCAGCAGATTAAAAATGAAAAAATTGATGTAACAATCCCTTCAATTGGTACACTGCCTGGAAGTAAACATCCTTTAATTTCAACCCAAGATGAGATAATAGATATTTTTTGCGGTTTAGGTTATGCAGTTGAGAGCGGGCCCGAAATAGAGACTGATTTTTATAATTTTGAGTCCCTAAACATACCCAAAAATCATCCTGCGAGAGATATGCAGGATACTTTTTACTTAGATGAAAATCGACTCTTAAGGACCCATACTTCTCCTGTTCAAATAAGGTACTTAGAAAATCATCAGCCCCCAGTAAGAATTATCGCCCCTGGGAGAGTGTATAGAAGAGATGCTGTAGATTCTACTCACTCTCCCATATTTAATCAGGTTGAGGTTTTATGTATTGATCAAGACATTAACTTTAGTCATTTGAGAGGAACAATACTTACTTTCTTGAAGACGTTTTTTGGTGATATACCTGTAAGGTTTAGAGCTAGTTACTTTCCATTTACTGAGCCTTCAGCGGAAGTTGACGTGCAATGGAAAGGCAAATGGCTAGAAGTAATGGGTTGCGGAATGGTAGATCCCAAGGTCTTAGAAAAATTGGGAATAGATCCTGAGAAATGGACTGGATTTGCAGCAGGATTAGGAGTTGAGAGATTTTGTATGGTAAGACACCAGATTGATGATATTAGAAAATTTTATACAAATGATCTTAGATTTTTAGAGCAGTTCAAATAGAATCGAATTTTTAAATTAGGATTGTATAACAAATTAGTTTAAGATAGTCCTAGTTTTAATTTTTTGATTGGTACGTAAAGCAGGACTAATCGTTAATGACGGAAAAGATTTAGCTGTTCAAACTGCAACTTCTGTTCAAAAAAAATTGGAAAAATCCAATTTTGAAGTTGTAAGAGTAAGTAGCTCTGGAGGTATGGTTGGGTTTGCTAATCCTGATCAACACGTCCGGCCATTGGGATATGCAAATTGTGTCCCAGAAGGTTTTGATTCGTCAATAGAATTTGCTATTGTCCTTGGTGGAGATGGTACTGTCTTATCTGCTGCTAGACAAACAGCTCCTGCAAATATTCCTATCCTCACCATCAATACAGGACATTTAGGTTTTCTTGCTGAAGCTTATTTATCTAACTTAGATGAAGCAATTGATAAAATTATAAATGGAAATTGGGATATTGAGGAAAGAACTTGTTTTATAATTAGTGTAATGAGAAATGATCAGAGAAGATGGGAGTCTCTCTGTCTCAATGAGATGGCACTTCATAGGGAACCCCTTACAAGTATGTGTCATTTTGAGATTTCTATTGGTAGACATGCTCCTGTTGATATTTCAGCTGATGGGGTAATTTTATCTACTCCAACTGGCTCAACTGCATATTCTCTGAGTGCAGGAGGACCTGTCATAACCCCTGATTGTCCAGTTGTGCAACTCACTCCAATTGCGCCACATTCTCTAGCATCGAGAGCATTGGTCTTTAATGATTCAGAGCCAGTGACTGTTTTCCCAGCAACTCCAGAAAGATTAGTAATGGTTGTTGATGGAAATGCTGGTTGTTATATCTGGCCTGAAGATAGAGTTTTGATTAGAAAAAGTAAACACTCAGTAAAGTTTATTAGACTCGAAGATCATGAATTCTTCCAAGTTTTAAGGAATAAATTAGGTTGGGGATTGCCTCATGTGGCAAAACCTAATAAATAATAAATATTTCAATTTATTTTTTCCCTTTTAATAAAAAGACAGGATTGTTTGGTTCTAATCTAATTCCATCTGCAATACTTAAGCTTTTATAAGTCTGAATTAAATTTAAATTTGTTTTAAAATTTTTATCTTCTAATTCCTTTTTCAATTCCTCAATGGTTTGAATATCTATTATTGGGATAACGATAATATCTCCGATATGCATATCTTTGGCCAATTTATTAATAATTAGAAGTTTAGTTGTTTTATCACATCCTCCGATCACCAATCTATTAGGTTTTTTTATAGATCTAAGATTTTGTCTTTTAAGGATAGTGTTTATGTCTTCCTCTAGAATCAATTTTGGTTTAACTCCCAGCCTTTTTGAGTTTTCTAAAATTAATTG is a window encoding:
- a CDS encoding bifunctional riboflavin kinase/FAD synthetase, giving the protein MISLISPSEIKNPTSIAIGSFDGLHAGHRKLIKSVVEENQYTPTIASFWPHPREVLYKETRLRLDLPGEKLPILEDLGIKQLVMIPFNKELSELSAERFIRDILINQLQAKSISVGANFKFGFRRSGDINTIKETIKDMDIKLKITPILEDKEGRISSSRIRDLLQKSDLKNSFKILNRPYSFKGKVVQGKGIGKNIGWPTANLEIDGRKFLPGEGVYAAWTTIENSNQKIESVMNLGSQPTINPLLPSAVEVHLIDKDINLYGLNLSVEPIEKLRSQIQFENIDQLSNQIKKDRENALRIFKTDKK
- a CDS encoding DUF3611 family protein; this encodes MSDKIDFQSLSFGMRRIGWIRFWIQSILGVVVAAVLLFSNVVNNSEGQLGLTPGLSLTTISLILLLFSLWQGWLIVRTGRAIASNARPSRGQTSKLIKRGLVVDLLGILFGLIGYQALMGALFIQASSQTTGQLITATSDIPITGLEILSVLSNTQVIAAHFLGLCFSLWLLRRIYK
- the surE gene encoding 5'/3'-nucleotidase SurE; protein product: MKPLNILISNDDGVFAEGIRALAKSAQKRGNKVTVVCPNQERSATGHGLTLQSPLRVERADELFGEGIKAWGCSGTPADCVKLALSELLDSKPDLLLSGINHGPNLGTDIFCSGTVAAAMEGTLENVPSMAISVASFKWKNFEFAGEIAMNIAEQALEDSWPSSLLLNLNIPPCEKNKIKELSWTRLSIRKYKNQFSKRADPRGDDYYWLAGEVVLDLKSKGYGPRNWPSDVSQIQENKISLTPVEPDLFWRGGLELLPKINNSFVNPS
- the pheS gene encoding phenylalanine--tRNA ligase subunit alpha; protein product: MSQIESLSQIEEKLNNLSQTAKNNIDDANTQEELDQLRVSLLGKKGDLSIILKIMGQLSPTDRPIVGQKANSIKTSLQNLITKRKNQLNIEALDQQIKNEKIDVTIPSIGTLPGSKHPLISTQDEIIDIFCGLGYAVESGPEIETDFYNFESLNIPKNHPARDMQDTFYLDENRLLRTHTSPVQIRYLENHQPPVRIIAPGRVYRRDAVDSTHSPIFNQVEVLCIDQDINFSHLRGTILTFLKTFFGDIPVRFRASYFPFTEPSAEVDVQWKGKWLEVMGCGMVDPKVLEKLGIDPEKWTGFAAGLGVERFCMVRHQIDDIRKFYTNDLRFLEQFK
- a CDS encoding NAD(+) kinase, giving the protein MVRKAGLIVNDGKDLAVQTATSVQKKLEKSNFEVVRVSSSGGMVGFANPDQHVRPLGYANCVPEGFDSSIEFAIVLGGDGTVLSAARQTAPANIPILTINTGHLGFLAEAYLSNLDEAIDKIINGNWDIEERTCFIISVMRNDQRRWESLCLNEMALHREPLTSMCHFEISIGRHAPVDISADGVILSTPTGSTAYSLSAGGPVITPDCPVVQLTPIAPHSLASRALVFNDSEPVTVFPATPERLVMVVDGNAGCYIWPEDRVLIRKSKHSVKFIRLEDHEFFQVLRNKLGWGLPHVAKPNK